A window from Citrus sinensis cultivar Valencia sweet orange chromosome 3, DVS_A1.0, whole genome shotgun sequence encodes these proteins:
- the LOC102629385 gene encoding probable inactive leucine-rich repeat receptor-like protein kinase At3g03770, producing the protein MYMGQGNLLLLLCLSWSLFPLGTHQLQSSQTQVLLQLRKHLEYPKQLEIWINHGADFCYISSSTQVNITCQDNFITELKIIGDKPSNVGNFDGFASANASLSENFSIDSFVTTLARLTSLRVLSLVSLGIWGSLPDKIHRLYSLEYLDLSSNFLFGSVPPKISTMVKLQTLILDDNFFNNTIPNWFDSLPSLTFLSMRNNKLAGPFPSSIQRISTLSDLDLSKNAISGSLPDLSSLGSLNVLNLSDNKLDSNLPKLPRGLVMAFLSNNSFSGEIPKQYGQLNQLQQLDMSFNALRGMPPPAIFSLPNISDLNLASNKFSGSLPKNLNCGGKLVFFDISNNKLTGGLPSCLSNESDKRVVKFRGNCLSSNVQNQHPESYCFEVRTERNQAGSKNVGKLVGIIVGVLVIMVLLAFGFLVVCRRYCPRCTSEQHLLHKSVQDNSATGFSSEVLTNARYVSEAAKLGSEGLPACRSFTLEELKEATNNFDMSAIMGEGSYGKLYKGRLENGTSVAIRCLPSSKKYTVRNLKLRLDLLAKLRHPHLVCLLGHCIDGGGRDDYAVNKVFLVYEFMSNGNFRTHISENTPGKVLNWSERLAVLIGVAKAVQFLHTGVIPGFFNNRVKTNNILLNEHRIAKLSDYGLSIVSEDINSVGGKQEDPNSWQMTKLEDDVFSFGFMLLESVAGPSVAARKGQFLQELDSLNSQEGRQRLVDPVVMATSSLESLSIVISIANKCICSESWSRPSFEDILWNLQYAAQVQETADNEQRF; encoded by the exons ATGTATATGGGGCAGGGTAACTTGTTGCTGCTGTTGTGTCTTTCCTGGAGTTTGTTTCCGCTTGGAACCCATCAACTGCAATCTTCACAAACACAAGTGCTTCTTCAGTTAAGGAAGCATTTGGAGTACCCGAAACAGCTAGAGATTTGGATCAATCATGGCGCTGATTTTTGCTACATATCTTCATCTACACAAGTAAACATCACATGTCAAGACAACTTTATCACCGAGCTCAAAATTATTGGTGACAAGCCATCAAATGTCGGTAATTTTGATGGATTTGCATCAGCTAATGCCTCTTTATCAGAGAACTTCTCTATCGATTCTTTTGTCACAACTCTGGCAAGGTTGACAAGCTTGAGAGTTCTTAGTCTGGTGTCTTTGGGCATTTGGGGTTCACTTCCAGACAAAATTCATCGATTGTACTCACTTGAGTACTTGGATTTGAGCTCCAATTTTCTCTTTGGTTCAGTTCCTCCCAAGATTTCTACAATGGTGAAGCTGCAAACTCTTATACTGGATGACAACTTTTTCAACAATACAATTCCCaattggtttgattctttaCCTAGTCTCACATTTCTAAGCATGCGAAACAATAAGTTAGCTGGTCCATTTCCATCTTCGATACAAAGGATCAGCACCCTCTCTGATCTTGATTTGTCTAAGAATGCAATATCCGGGAGCTTACCAGATCTTAGTAGTTTAGGTAGCCTTAATGTGCTGAATTTGAGTGACAACAAATTGGATTCTAATCTACCTAAATTGCCAAGAGGGTTGGTCATGGCTTTTCTCAGCAACAACTCCTTCTCAGGTGAGATTCCAAAGCAATATGGTCAGCTGAACCAGCTACAACAACTAGATATGTCATTCAATGCATTAAGAGGAATGCCTCCTCCTGCAATCTTCTCATTGCCAAATATCAGTGATTTGAATTTGGCATCAAATAAGTTCAGCGGGTCACTTCCGAAAAATCTAAATTGTGGAGGCAAACTTGTTTTTTTTGAtatatctaataataaattgacaGGAGGTTTACCTTCTTGTTTGAGCAACGAATCAGACAAAAGAGTTGTTAAATTCAGGGGAAATTGCTTATCCTCTAATGTACAGAACCAGCATCCAGAATCATATTGCTTCGAAGTCCGCACGGAGAGGAACCAAGCTGGGAGCAAAAATGTTGGAAAACTAGTTGGTATTATTGTCGGTGTACTTGTTATAATGGTGCTCCTGGCTTTTGGATTTCTCGTTGTATGTAGAAGATATTGCCCTCGATGTACATCAGAGCAGCATTTACTGCATAAATCTGTGCAAGATAACTCAGCAACAGGGTTCTCCTCTGAGGTCTTGACAAATGCAA GGTATGTTTCTGAAGCAGCAAAGTTGGGTTCAGAAGGCCTCCCAGCTTGCCGCTCATTTACTTTAGAGGAGTTGAAAGAAGCTACAAACAACTTTGATATGTCTGCAATTATGGGAGAGGGTTCATATGGAAAG CTTTACAAAGGAAGATTAGAGAATGGGACCTCAGTTGCCATAAGATGCTTACCTTCATCAAAGAAATATACAGTTCGAAATCTTAAACTCAGGCTGGATTTGCTAGCAAAGCTTCGCCATCCACATTTGGTTTGCCTTTTGGGGCACTGTATTGATGGAGGAGGACGAGATGATTACGCTGTGAACAAAGTCTTTCTCGTATATGAATTCATGTCCAATGGCAACTTTCGTACTCATATCTCTG AGAACACTCCAGGAAAGGTACTCAATTGGTCAGAGAGATTGGCTGTTCTAATTGGAGTTGCAAAGGCTGTGCAGTTCCTGCATACCGGAGTTATTCCTGGTTTCTTCAACAACCGGGTGAAGACAAACAATATCTTGCTTAATGAGCATAGGATTGCCAAGCTGAGTGACTATGGACTCTCTATCGTCTCAGAAGATATCAACAGCGTTGGT GGAAAGCAAGAAGATCCCAATTCATG GCAAATGACAAAGCTAGAGGATGATGTTTTCAGCTTTGGATTCATGTTGCTTGAGTCAGTTGCAGGGCCTTCGGTGGCTGCTAGAAAGGGGCAATTTCTACAAGAACTG GATTCTTTGAACAGCCAAGAGGGCCGCCAAAGGTTAGTGGACCCAGTTGTAATGGCCACTAGCTCACTAGAATCCCTCTCAATTGTGATTTCCATTGCAAACAAATGCATTTGCTCTGAATCATGGAGCCGTCCATCTTTTGAGGACATTCTTTGGAACTTACAGTATGCAGCTCAAGTCCAGGAAACAGCCGATAATGAACAGAGATTTTGA